The DNA window CTAAATTTTCCCCGTGTCGTTTTGCCCTTTTTCCAGATACACTGATAGTAATATGTCTGGTTTGGCTTAAGGTTCTCCAGCCCAATCTGATGCAGGGTTTGAGGCTCATCATCCACAGATGATTGGGTCAGTATCCGTGGATTTGTACTAAAACGAACCTTTCCAATAGTTGCCAATTCGGTTTCCCATAGGATGGTGATTGTTGTCAACTGAGCATCCTGTAAATACGGTCCACGAACCAGATCATTCGCTAATAACGGCAGAGCTGATAAAAAGATAAATCCTAAAATGATTCCAGTGATTTTTCGCATTTACTGTCCTTGTGGGTTTATTGTCGTTTTCTTGCTACTTGTCTTCACTCGTGTCCGGTAAATATTTGAAAACAGGTCTGGAACTCCTTGGAGTTGGGATAAATTATCCCGGCAATAAGACAATAAAACCAAGGAGAATCAGACCATGTCACAAGTTAACACGCTCATGTCCGAACTACTCAGACTTTTTCCGAGATACGAATCTTAAGAATTGGAGAATAAGTACAACGGTAACTATTACACCTAATATTTCAGCGGCTTGCAGCAGCTTTTTGGGCTGCTCTTTTCCGTAAATGCAAGGGAGCCATCAAATTGCATTACCTGTATGATCACAGTGGTTCACTCCCCTCATTTATGGTTATGACAGATGGCAAGAAACATGAGGTCAGAGTGGCTCGCAGTGAGGATAAGTTATTAAGCTGGCCTGAGATAGCCGTGTGCATCAGGAATGAGCAACTCGCCGCAGTGTAAGTTCTTTTGCCACGAAGACATCCATCTTCGCTGGAAGAGCTACGCCGGACAAGCAAAGGCTCAAAGAGCCATTCAGGGAATTTATAGAACATCGTGCCTTAGTGACTTTGTGGCTATATGTGTAAAACATACTTACGGATAACATGGGCCGGTTTAATAGATTTTGCATTACTACCAGACAGCATCCTGTCAATAGATAAAGGCTACATTGACTACAAATGGTTGTATACATTGAATCAACGGAGTGTCTACTTCGTTTCCAGGGTCAAAGACAATATGAAGTATGAGGTCACCGGACAGCATAGGCCCCTTAAGAATAAACAGATCATCGGGGATGACTTGATCAAGCTCCAAGTTTTTAGTGCATCGACTCCGGGTAAACCGGCGCGTTGCTAGGGCGGTTCTGCGCGCGTCCGGGCGTAACCGCTGAAAGCGGTGGAGACTGATCACACCCCACAAAGCAAAAAGGTCCTCCATCCGGAAGACCTTTCAAAGTGTGCCTGCATACCGAAGATCCCAGCGAAGCTGGGACGCAGGTATGTAGCAGGGGGCGGATTTGAACCGCCGACACCCGGCTTATGAAGCCGGTGCTCTAACCAACTGAGCTACCCTGCCAATTTTCAATCAGGGTTGGAACTGAATCTCTTCATGAATTCCAACTGCTTGTCTCGGCATAGCCAATAGGCGACGCCGGAAGCTACCCTGCCAATTTTCAATTTGGAATTAGAAATTACGAATGAGGAGTCGGATCCTGTATCGCGTTTCTCTAACTACTTGTCACGGCGAAGCTGGTATGCGTAGCCGGACCCTTTTCAAATACAAATTGTGAATTACGAATCGATCTTTCAACCCGTTTCTTCACAATCTCTGTCAATACAACAGCTAAACAATAATTGACCTTTAAAAAGCGGGCAAAAATAGACTGGACCCTATCTGTGAGCAAGTGAATTTAGCGCTCTTTTTAAATTGATTCGAGCAGCCCCAAGCATGCTTTCCTGTTACTTACGATTTGAATATCCAAAGATGCGTGGGAATCAACATTTTATCAATCATTGGATTATCCCCTACCAACCTTATTTTATAAACTAAACAAACACTCTCAACCCAGGAAGGACATGTGATGAAATTTAGTTATGGACGTTTGCTGCTGCTTGGTTTTGGGTTTATGGGGACTACCATTTTATGGGGTATTTACAATGCCTATGTACCCATTTTTCTCCAGGCAGGACGCGAGGGCTTTGCCAGCTCAGCTGGAGTAAATGGCTTCGGTATGAGTGCCACAGCAACTGGTTTTATCATGACCCTGGATAATATTGCTGCTCTTTTCATTCTCCCCTTCATTGGAGCCTGGTCAGATCGGATCCGAACCCGCATTGGCCGCCGGAAACCCTTTATTGCCATGGGTGCCCCACTGGCATTTATCGGATTCATTGGCATCCCCTTGATGTTGGGCGTTTCACTGATACCATTTATGATCGCCATTTTTATCACCCTGTTTGCCATGGATGTCTTTCGTACACCAGTGATCTCCCTCATGCCTGATCTCACCCCCTCACCTAAACGATCACAAGCCAATGGAATCATAAATTTAATGGGTGGCATAGGTGCTGTGTTGGCCTTCGTAGTGGGTGGAATTTTATTTAAAGTTTCAGTGGGAGCGCCTTTCTATTTTGGTGGTATCATCATGCTCATTGGGGCTGCTGTTGTTCTGTATTTCATCAAAGAACCTGAGGTTCCAGAACCCCAGGAGGAAGAACCGGGCATTCTGGATAGTCTTAAAACTGTTGTAACAGACAAAGATAGATCCGCCCTTATGCTCCTCTCGGCCATCTTCTTCTGGTTTCTGGGTTATGGAGCCCTGGAAGTATTTTTTACATCCTTTGCTGTGAATCGCTTTGGGATCGACAGTGGTCAAGCCACCGGTCTCTTGGCCTATTTTTCACTTCCCATTGTGCTTTTCTCGCCCCTGAGCGGTTATCTCGGTGCAAAACTTGGTCGCCGTGTGATCATTATTGCCGGTATCGTTGGTTTTGCTGTACTCCTGTTCTGGGGTTACTCCATCCAATCAATTGACATGGTCAAAATCATGTTGCCCCTGACCGGTGTGACCTGGTCACTGATCCTGGTCAATTCGCTTCCCATGGTGCTGGATATGGCGCCCCAGGATCGACTGGGTGCCTACACCGGACTCTACTATCTGGCAGCCCAATCATCTGCTATTGCAGGTCCCATCATGGCCGGTAAGATCATCGAAATGTTCAATAACAACTATGGAGTAGGTTTCATTTATGGCTCAATTACTCTGATCATTGCACTGTTTTTTATGCTGCCCGTGAAACGAGGAGAGGCACTCCCGGTCACCTGACATGCTCTATCACATCCTTAAGTATCTGTTTCTCTTTATTGTACACGTCTTCTTCCGGCGTATTCATGTAGAACATAGAGATCGTGTCCCAGTAAAAGGACCACTTATCCTGGCTGCCAATCATCCCAACACGATGATGGATCCTGTTCTGGTGGCTTTGTTATCAGGTCGCAGTCCCCATTTTCTTGGAAAAAGTACACTATTCAATTCAGGGATAGCTAAAAGGTTTTTTCGCTCGGTTCATGTCCTGCCGGTTTACCGCAAAGAAGACGCTGAAAAGGAAATGGGTAAAAATGCTCAGATCTTTGAGAAATGCTATGAATCCCTGGAAGCTGGCAATGCGCTGGTGATCATGCCTGAAGGGATCAGCCAGATGGATGGAACCTTGCATGAGATTAAAACCGGAACTGCCCGCATCGGCTTGGGAGCCGAAGTGAGAAATGCATTCCAGTTGGGACTTCAGATCATTCCAGCGGGGATCAACTATAGCTCTCCTACTGAATTCTTCAGCGATGTACATTGTCGCTTTGGCCGTCCCATTGATCTCAGGGCTTACCAGGAACTTTACGCGAGAGACGAGTTTGAAGCGGTCTACCAGGTCACAAACCAGATCCGAGATGCTCTTGAAAAACTCACAACAACAGTGGAAAGTGCTGATACAGCAGCGGTTCTAGACAATCTACGAGGGATTTACAAACTGGAACTGGCAGCGGATCAAGGACTTCAGGACGAACTGAAGCAGCATGATTTTTCAGTTACCAGAGGCATGGCTGATGCCATCAACTGGTACTCTACAAAATTTCCAGAAGCTTTTCATAAAATAAACCGCCAGATGACCCATTATTTGGCCAAAATCGAAGGCTTGGAGTTGCGTGACGACCTCCTTTCCACAGCCAGAGGTCAAAAGACCTTTACCCGCCGCATACTTGGTCTAGTGGGAGTGCTTGTGGGGCTGCCCATCTATCTTTGGGGAATTCTCAACAATTTCCTGGCCTACCGCATACCTGCTTGGATGGTGAAAAAAATGGATACATCACTGGAATACCTTTCCAGCATCAAAATGCTCTCCGGGTTTATGGCTTTTGGTTTTTTTTACACGCTACAGGGTTTGATCATCTGGTTCCTCACCCATTCCGGCCCCTGGACAACCATTTACATACTAAGCTTACTGCCTGCGGGTCGATTTGCTCTGTACTATCATGATACGATGCAACGCTATCGTCAGCACTTGCGTATTTATACTTTGTTTTACAAACGTAAGACGTTGATGTACGAGATTATTCAAGAGCGCATGGCTTTGATTCAAGCTCTTGATGCAGCCAAGGATCAGTATATGAACAGAACCGAAGATAAATCAGACTCCAGAGTCGGGAAGGTTGACTCCGAAGCCTGATTGTAGGAAGAAGAGATACTCAACCAACGTCCCCTCTCAACTTCTGTTCCCTGAATTATTATTCAATTCCAAAATCTGACGAGTCTGTATCAAGCCAACATATCAAACTGCAGGAACATTTAGATCGTCGGGAACTATATTGATAAGGATTACTTTTTCATGATCATAACCATAAAACCCACGGGGGGATATAACATGACTACCATAAGAACCTTTTTGTTCACACTGCTTGTGATCTCATCCAGTGCCACTGCCTGGTACCCGGAATATACTGTGATGGCCAGTGATCTGGTGCTGGGTCAGAATTTTCTCGCACCAGCCAGTTTTCACTCCATGACTGTCTATTCATTGGGAGTTGAATTTCAGGATCTGTATAATTCCCCGCTTGACAACATCAGTAAAAATCCGGCAGCAGGATTGTCGGGAAACTCCCGTCACCTACTGCAGCTTGAGCTAGGCGGTCAACACCTATTTGATGGTGGCTTCGAGTCCCCTGGTCGAGTGGTTCCAATGTATGACTACTACTATTATCTGCCACGATCACAGTATCGGCAAACCGAAGAGGAACAGGATTATGAACCGGCTTTCCGGTTTGTCTATCTGGGATACCCGCTTAAGGGAGCTGCTGAGACGCGCCTGGGAATCGCATTCGACTGGATCTACGGGATCAGTGAATTCTATCAACCCTACGACGAATGGAATTTTCGAGGTTACAATGCGGTGGGCGCTGCCTTAGAAAGTTCTGAAGACCCCTATGAAGATTACAATCTGCGGGAAGCAGGC is part of the Candidatus Neomarinimicrobiota bacterium genome and encodes:
- a CDS encoding transposase: MCKTYLRITWAGLIDFALLPDSILSIDKGYIDYKWLYTLNQRSVYFVSRVKDNMKYEVTGQHRPLKNKQIIGDDLIKLQVFSASTPGKPARC
- a CDS encoding fibronectin type III domain-containing protein encodes the protein MRKITGIILGFIFLSALPLLANDLVRGPYLQDAQLTTITILWETELATIGKVRFSTNPRILTQSSVDDEPQTLHQIGLENLKPNQTYYYQCIWKKGKTTRGKF
- a CDS encoding lysophospholipid acyltransferase family protein is translated as MLYHILKYLFLFIVHVFFRRIHVEHRDRVPVKGPLILAANHPNTMMDPVLVALLSGRSPHFLGKSTLFNSGIAKRFFRSVHVLPVYRKEDAEKEMGKNAQIFEKCYESLEAGNALVIMPEGISQMDGTLHEIKTGTARIGLGAEVRNAFQLGLQIIPAGINYSSPTEFFSDVHCRFGRPIDLRAYQELYARDEFEAVYQVTNQIRDALEKLTTTVESADTAAVLDNLRGIYKLELAADQGLQDELKQHDFSVTRGMADAINWYSTKFPEAFHKINRQMTHYLAKIEGLELRDDLLSTARGQKTFTRRILGLVGVLVGLPIYLWGILNNFLAYRIPAWMVKKMDTSLEYLSSIKMLSGFMAFGFFYTLQGLIIWFLTHSGPWTTIYILSLLPAGRFALYYHDTMQRYRQHLRIYTLFYKRKTLMYEIIQERMALIQALDAAKDQYMNRTEDKSDSRVGKVDSEA
- a CDS encoding MFS transporter, whose product is MKFSYGRLLLLGFGFMGTTILWGIYNAYVPIFLQAGREGFASSAGVNGFGMSATATGFIMTLDNIAALFILPFIGAWSDRIRTRIGRRKPFIAMGAPLAFIGFIGIPLMLGVSLIPFMIAIFITLFAMDVFRTPVISLMPDLTPSPKRSQANGIINLMGGIGAVLAFVVGGILFKVSVGAPFYFGGIIMLIGAAVVLYFIKEPEVPEPQEEEPGILDSLKTVVTDKDRSALMLLSAIFFWFLGYGALEVFFTSFAVNRFGIDSGQATGLLAYFSLPIVLFSPLSGYLGAKLGRRVIIIAGIVGFAVLLFWGYSIQSIDMVKIMLPLTGVTWSLILVNSLPMVLDMAPQDRLGAYTGLYYLAAQSSAIAGPIMAGKIIEMFNNNYGVGFIYGSITLIIALFFMLPVKRGEALPVT